tcGAACTGTGTAAATAGATCAGGgctttcctgaaaaaaaaaaaaaaagagcactgCTCTCAGTGTAACTCCCCCATGACTAAATGAAGGtgaaaactataaataaaaaaaaatcgtgattcaagAGCTGGTCATCTAATCACAGCGCCTCTGTCGCCTCATATAGTCACAGTAAAGCACGACACGGTATTCTGCCAAGATGGAGAATAACCAGAATAAAAACAGTGGTCTTTTCCCACGCTACCCTGTCCTCCAGGAGTCAGTATGAATCATAATACTTTACGCTTTAATTAAAAGATTGCAGGTTACACTTTTGGCAAAAAATAAGCATCTTGTAAAGAAGGTTCTGTATTTTAGCCCTCATGCTGAAATGAGTTAAGTTTGGGGCCAAATGACCGCTGCAGATTTTGCCATCCAATGTACCAAATTACCTTGGCAGAACAACCTCAAAAATACTGAGAAACAACCCCTATTTTGTGCATGATGAAACCATTAAAATGTATAAGAGTCCCCTCCCTTCATAACTATATTCAATAGTAGTAGAATTCAAGAGATCCAAACTTCCACCCCGATTATTCCAGTCAGTAAACAAAGCATAGTTTAACAGTTTACAAAAGTTCTTCAATTCAAGCTCATAACCAACCAAGCAGATGCCTGAGGTTTCTAGTTCCGTGACTCTTGGCATCTAATAACTGAAAGCCAAATATTAGCTGAAGTGTAATTAAAACACATGGTTAGCTCACACACTGTACTTTGTCCTTGtaccaagaagaaaaaaataaataaataaaaatgtattcaatacaAAATGTTGGCGGCAATACTGACGGAAAACCTGGCACATGCACGCAGTACGCTCATTTTATGGCATCAAATAATGAAAATTTAAGGGCTAGGGTATCATTAAAGGGGGAGACATAGGAAGAGACGGCTATCAAAaccacattttttcatttttatttcttcaatGCTCAATACCATGGAACAGGATTTTAAGAATGGAGACCTTATTTCAGTCAATATTTGCCTCAGAAGGAATATATGatttgtataataataataataataataataatatataaagtcTGCATTGGTGTTGtgagaaaaaaggaaaggacAGAAATGTACAAGAACGAGGCACCTATATTATCCCCAGCTGGACCTGAACATTCCAAGACAAGAAGTAGAACTTACAAATTGAACGAATTTACTTCAGAGGCAATCCAGCAACAGGTagcaatgtctttttgatggaagttctttccttttttgtttaaaaggATTTAAAACATGTACAAGACACCTAACATTCCATTTCAATTCCTattaaaaacagagagaaagaaagaaaaagaaaaaaaagagagagaaatttaATCTGACTGCCTCTTGCCCATGGTTCGCTCTAGGTGCATCTTCCATGTTGAGTGATCGTATATAACTTTCATTGTTCCACCACATTACCTGTATAATCCCGCCatcaaaaaacagaaaacaaaaaaagggagcAATCACTTTTTTGTCGCCTTCCTTTTCTCAACTCTCTGTGTGAACTAACCGTGTAAGATTGTAAAAAGGCGACGCCTTTGAATGATGCTGTACAGATGTGTTCACTGTAGGCCACACTACCAATGATATGGCAAAGTCAACACAAAGACTTCTCGTTTTTTCCAGGCCTGTTTTATTCCGGAGCcgggacggggggggggggggggagggataCGGCTGGCATGCATCTCCCAGTCTACAAGATGAACTTCCCTAGGAAGAATCCGATGAAGATGGCTGCTATGACGACGAGGAGGGAGGGCAGGGAGGCGGTGCTGGCTTCTCGGCCGAGGAGGCTAGTTGAGTTTGATGTCATGTGGTCTGAGCGAGGTACCTTTCTCATTCTCATACCATCATCCTGTaacggaggaagaggagcagagcAGAAAACGGTCAACAGATCTGTACAATACATGGTATGTTAACAAGCATTAATTAAGCCACTTTTTCTTGGAATCCATTGGTTGGAATTGAATGTGTCCCAATGACCCAAAACCATTAATGCATATTTAACAACAATAATATCTACATTTGACTTTGGTAAATAAAAGCAGTTTAAGGCTAGAATGTATAGACTTTTAGTAAATCTTATATTCATAAACCTTGTTTTAGATTTTTGAACAATTCAAACAATGATCTTTCAATAAACATTAAAGTAAATAGTATTCCCTTCTTCACTTTTGTACTTTGCTTTTGTGtactattaaaaaaatgtttcatctGATACTTTGATTATATTTGAATTATGAAATTGAGAGCCATTTTGGGGGGGCTCAAGTCAACAAAGATATATAGATCACAAGAAGTATGTGTAAAAGTCAGTCAAATCTATTGTTCTTGATGTTTCGGGTAACTTGTGTTTGACAGCCATTTGTACTGTGCGTTACCTTGTTGTTTAACACTGTAGACTGTTTAGTTGGCTTTTTAGGGGAATTGCTTGTTGCAGAGCTTTCTGTAAATTTGTGTGCATTACTTATTACATGCGAGGCAGTTGGACAAAAGGCTGCTCTGGAGCATGTGTAGTTTGTGCTGTTGCCGTAGTAATAGTGGTTTCTCTTGAAATATGAAGCTGGTCTGGTTCCATTGTTTGACAAATATAGTGAGAGCCAGACCTATGTAAAATTGGCTCTCTTTGATTGCAAAAATGCATGTTAATGCTAGGTATAAATACCCACAGAAAGCACTGCCATAGAAATGTATTTAGGATCGGCCAGACCAGACACCTGGAACTGGTCTAGCACGCATTGTGATTGGATCTCAAACAGGTATAAATGCAACCTGGCCAACTATTAAAAGGTCACCAAACCTTAAAAACCCACAACATCCAGTTTTCTGACCATTGTGATTCACTCAAAGTTTGGCAACAACATGATCCATTGCTTTACATTTGGTTTTAGTTTTAATCTTTGTAAAATACATTAGACTGAAAACCACAATAGGCCTTTCTaatagaagacattttgacttgtcatagaaGAAAAAGCACGggtgtaaataatgaaattaatgatggatgaattccatttagctgctttgaTTTCAGGTTCCtggtgcatgctggctcactgtcactgtgttctTAATaacacctgtgtttttcctactatgacaagtcaaaatgtctgctgtgagaaaggCCTTTAAAACCCAAATATTTTACCATGTtatgaatataataatttatCAACACATCTAACCTTTAATTGCCGATTCTCATCAGCCAGCTTGTTCATCTCAGTCTGCAGCCTCTTGCACTTCTCCAGCACTTTCTTCATCTCTGTATCGTCCATTGAGGCAGTGAGAGGCACCGTGGCTGCTGATGAGTCGGCCTTTGCAGAGTTCATCACTGGGGCTGCTTTGGTCGCCTCCACGTCATTCTACCCAacaagaaaagggagagaaCCACTGAAGTGAAATCCAGCATGCCCTGAGCTAAGTGGGGAGGTTAGCCTCTAGACGGGAGCCTGTGCCAAAGAAAGGCAGCCATGTCCAAGGCCCAGAAGCTCAAAGTGCCAGATCAAAGAGACCAGAGAGGAAATGCGTCCCTCCAGACGTCATGTTTGATGTGGCTTTATTTTGTGGGACAGACACTATGACAGCATGGGGAAATGAGGGGCTTTGTAATGGAAATACAACTGTATTGTAGATGAGGGTTGACAATCAATACACAGACATGATATGATGTTAATATCCCTTGTGCCAGAATCCAAGgcaaatatttatataaagtcCATCAAGGCCCAGGTCATTTGTGGACCAAATTATACTAAATAAGTGCTACAGCAAACATCAGGATGGCCAATCATAAATTATTGACCTTTTTTGTGTCGTACAGTAGAGTTGGTGTGGGCCTGTAACTGGGGTAATTAAGTAGGAACCTCTGTTCataagctttttttatttttattcaggcACCTCAAAAGTATATTCAAGCATACCAAAAGAGGGATGTCTGTTGAGGTGCCTAAATTAAGTCCTTGGCCTAACCACACTGCACCTCTATCAACTGCATACTAGCAACACTATTTGTACatacagtagggctgggtatcttTCTAAATGTTGCTATACTAGTGCCAATTAGAAAAGACTTTtcttaattttatatatatatatatatatatatatatatatatatatatatatatatatatatatatatatatatatatatatatatatatatatatatatatatatataaacaagcAAAACACTGAATTTAACCCCCAAACTTTGTAAACAAGATTTCAAATCTGACCATAATATTTTATGTTGTTTCAGTACCTCTgacaataatattaataatgaataataataataataataatcctgcaCTGTCAATCACTTGTGCTCACTTATTTACGCTTTTTCGGTTCTTAAATCTTCAATGGGTAAGCAGtggacaggattttttttggTTCTTTCACAAGTCAGTTTCTGACACGATCTTGTCTACAAGACTTTCTGGTGTGCAAGAACTTTGTAGTAATTGTTAACCAGCTCTCAGTACTTGACAGTTTTTGATACAGcgagaaacacattttgttggTACTGAAAAAGTATCAAGGTTTGATACCCAGCCCTTCTTACGTACTACAAAAATGTTGCTCTAAACACGAATTTCCACTTAACATTAAACCTTACACTACATCTTAAGCCTACAAAGTTACATTCTTTACACAATGCACATAACATACATGATACACATGCCAAAGCAGAGCAGATACCATGTTGACTCAGCAGTCCACATATCCACACTCTAGAGCTTCTTAACATGAGCTAAATCTGGCTGGCCCTGGTGGCATATTTTACCTGAACTGTGCTGAGCTGTCCAGCAGCACTGCTTATCTAAAACCTGATTACACTGAGAGCTCATTAATACAGGCTCAGAGTCACCAGTTTAATAAGGACAAACTAAGGCGATCCATTACAATTAAGGATGGAACGGTTCAAGTAAAAAATCTGAACCGTTTGGTCAGCTTGTCACGGTTATGTATTATTTGTAGGGGTGTAAAGCTTCACCGATATGAATTGGAATCCAGTTGTATTATCACATATACGACTACACGATACACAGACCCCTGGATCGacctaaattgaccaaaattcGTCCAATGGCCCAGTTCCAACGAATCGGTTGACTGAAGCTTTGCTGTCAATTCAACGAAGCTGCTGTGGTGTGCGCAATGCTGGTAAAAAGATACGGCTGTGTGTTAATGTACGAGGGGGACACAAGCCTCACCATTTGTGTGATTAAGGACTTGGTCATTCATGTTCAGGGTGGCAGGAATCAGCCAATCATTGCCTTTGCTTGGGTTCGCTGAAAAAACGTGCCGACTGCAAGGTTTCATTTTTGGAGTTAGCAGTGAGAGGACTACATCGTGGATATTGTAAATAGTACTAGCTGTCTgtcagtcatccatccatccatccatccatgtgcGTGTTCATAAACATGTGAGTAGACTGGTATAAATATATAGAGCTATGtatttggatggatggatggatggatggatgggtgtgtTAAGTTTATATTGAGGTTTATATGTTCTAAGATGTTCAGTTACATTAGCATAAAAGTCCTGACAGCTGTCATCAAGTATGACTCTATATGGATTGACAAAACGTTAGAAACACATTTAGTGTAATGCAGTTCCAGATATAAGTCTAAACTAGCTATTTTTCTACAATGTTTAACTAGTGGTTGGAGCAACCAACTAAGTAAACACCTTAAAAAACTGTTCATCTTTTAAAGCTCTTCTCTCACCTTGAAATGCTTTCACAGCAGCTGCACTTGGTATTCACATCGGTGCACTTGGGCTTGATGTAGGCGGCATAGGTGACGTTAGCCactaaaatgcaaaatgcagTGCAAAAGGCACCCACTGGCTTCGGTTCTTCAGACGTGATCAGACGCATGCAAAGAATTCATGAATCCCACAACGAAACATTTATATACTATACAGTGTGAAATTTGATGAAGAATGTCAATGTTGCTTGTAAATTTCAAAACAATTTATACTTGAGCAGCTATGTGTGGTGTAACCATAACATATTACCGTACTGTATCTTTCTCTGAAGAGCTGTCTTCCCATCATTGTACcacgtttttattttatcttttgaagCATCAATTTCTTTTTCGGCCAGCTTGGAGCGAGTTAATGGTCTGTTTTTAATATCAAGTGTCAAGCTTCAGCATTTGATATTTGTCACAATCCCAGTTGCTACCAACTCCCTTTATCGACCTGAGAAGCGTCTAGACTGCTCTGTGCCACCTCTGACACACCTGGAgatgccaaatgagttgctcaTCTAACAGCATTGAGTTTCACGATGGTAATCCTTCCGATCTATCCggcaaaataacattttcaccatttgaaaaatgtacatATGACATAGCATGACACAATAAGTATTTCAGATGACGTTTGGGAAGTAAACAGCTGATAATGTATTGAGTGTAAAGAATGAATAATACTTTAGGTGCCATTCAAAAACACCCAAGGTcaccttattattatttaagtgTAAAGAGTAAGCAAGATAAAAGCACAGAGGAGGGGAGACGAAAATCAGAAGCtaaggtttttttctttttgtatatttttgcaCCTAGAACAGCATTCTCTACTTATTTGACATTATAGCTGTGGAGTTTTTCCTAAGTTCTTGCCTCTAAAGAAAGCTATGGTATTCTGGAAATTTTCAAAGTTAAGCATTGAACAAAAGACTTCAGCGACAAAAATCATACTCCGGTTATGATTTAAATTATGTGGAAATAAGCGGGTTTTAATGTGCGGCAGTACTTCTTACCACTTTATCATTTTCAGAAGGCAGCTCGAAGACACATCTCAGCTTGGAATCCATGAGATCATCGGGTTTTGCATCTTTCCACTGTTGAAGATGAAAAATGGGCCTGTTATTCatcaactcacacacacacacacacacacacacacacgcacgcacacacagactcaaCAACAAGGTGCTTGCAATAAAAAATTCTTATAAAGCACAGATTTGCTTAATggttgagaaagaaaaaaaataaatctgtgtcACAAGTGAAAGGTAACACAGTTGATAAAACAGAAACTTTATTAGATTCCAGTTTACATATCAGGACCAGTCAAACCTTTGTTCCTCTACACTTCATGGATTTTGCTTCTCATTCAAGACAAGCCCGCTCATGAACATGACTTCAGGGTATGTGAATGTTTTACTGACTGACTAAGTCTTTGCTGACCTCTGGTGGACAACTGAGAAGTTCTCAATTTGTTTAATGTGGCCCTTTCCAAGAGCAGAGAGCTTTACATGGCGAGTAACTCAATTAATACAAAATTGATGAGGTTTTCGTGGGATTTTCAGTGTAAACAATTTATTATAAccatttatcttttttattgttttaagagACCCCAGCATAGTTAAGAGCTTATTTATGTTCTACCCCATTTTGCAGTTTACTTTCTGTAATGTAAAGAATATTCTGAGCTGTCCTAGCTGCATGAGGACCTAGTTTACAGTAAACTGTGTTGAACAGTGACTTCTTGCAGCAGGACACAAAATATCTTTTGGATACATGGGAAGTTTCGAATTCAGGTGGAAATCATTTATCTACTCTTAAATAATCtgataaaaaaatcattcaAATTAAAATCGATGAGTCTTTTGTTTAGGTTGGTTGTTTTGCAAAGTAATACAGCAATATTGTGAGAACCAACACAACTAATCCAAAGAAAACTGGTTTCTTACAGGAGTAGGAGTTTGTCTTACACAGAGTAACACCAGTATGGAAGCAAACATTTGTGTTGAGCTCCAACTTCAATGCATCCTTATTTTTGATGGTGTGTGGATTTCCAAACATTAAAATGGCTAGTGATACAAATGTAGGGGTTTTGctataaacatttttaaatacaacaTCTTTGATAAAAGTCttaaaagtaaattaaaaaaaaaaaaaaaatcactcacCAATGAATCCATGTCAGAAACATTTGATGGGGCAAAAATCGTCTGCACCATGAATTTGTGTTTACTTTTCTCATTGGGGTCATAGTCAAAGGGCTGTAGCATGACTGTAAATGAAAGATGAACAATGTTAAAACATTAGAGCAAAGAATTCTCTGCACAGAAAATGATAGCTAAATATTCAGCATAATACATCTATTCTAAGCAACAACACACTGCCATGTTAAAAATCTAAGTTTGCCTAAATTAGATGTACACTTCAGCAAGACAAAAATTAAATGTTCTTTATGTAATGTAGTATCTCAAATTAGTACATTTGTCCCACACTGAAGGTTAAAGGCTTCTGATCAACCtcatgttgtctttttctgtaaATAAGTTAATTCTATCATCTCCTAACCATTACGCCAATCCTGATTGGCTGTTGAACGCGTAACCGTCCACATGAGGTAGCGCCACCTACTATAAATAGTGTGTGCAGATGGCACAATGTCATTCAAGAAAAGCAACTCTCACCAGCCCAACAAGAAGGGTTGTCTGGTGAGACATCTCACTCATATTACTCAAATAATGGGGGTTATTATTATAACCTTAAGTTCTTTTTCATAATATTCGTTTTGATGTCTCACTATGGGATATGGTAGTTCCCCCAACCTGCAGGAGGGTCACTCTGTTTCAGTAAGGACTCCAAACACCACACGTGCCACGTATGGGGCTGAGACGTCCAACATTTAATAGCGGACAAAAGTGAGAAGCGAGGACAAGCTCAGTGCAGCACAAATGTCCCGAACAGAAACAGCCCTGAATAGGGCCCAGGATGCGGCCAAGCCACTAGTCAAGTGCGCACGCAGAAGAGCGGGAGGCTGAAGCCCTGACCCGTATGAGCCAAGGCAATAGCCTCCACCACCCAGCAGGAGAGGCTTTGCTTTGTGACAGGTTTCCCCTTGTGAGGATTAGTccagaaaacaaacagctgatCGCTCCATCTGAAACACTCCCGCCCCTTGGATTGGACTTCAATATCATCTGCGCATCACCGCAAACTGAGCGCACGAAGGGTGCACTGAGAAAGCATGAATATCGCTAACCTATTTAACTGAGGCCAGACCTAACAACACTGTCTTTAAAAACAGATGTTTCAAGTCTGCTCCCTCCAGTGGTTCAAAACGGAGGACCCTTAAGCCCCTCCAAAACCATCGTCAAATTCCACGGGGGCACCAGTGATCTGGAGACAGGGAGAAGCCTGCACGCTCCCTTCATAAAACGACACACCTGCAAATGCTGGCTCGCCGTTTTACCTACAAATCCCACATGACAGAAAAGGCTTTTCATTTATTAAGTCCTGCAAGAATGATAAAATCACCCACACTGAACACAGATAAGGAATGTGTCCTTTGTGACACCATTCCTCAAACACCCTCCACTTACAGCTGAACAGAGACCTAGTGGAGGACGACCTAGCATTCTGGATAGTTGCGACCACCCTCTGTGGGAGTCCCACAGTGGTCAGGTCGAGCCACTCACGGGACAAGCCCACGGTGCCAGGCGCTCTGGGGGTAGGTGAAACACCATCCCCTCTCCCTGCGACAGTAGGTCCCTGTGGAGCAGGAGCTGCCAAGGCTGGGCACGGAGCAGCTGATAAATCTCTGGCCAATGCATAGCAGGCCGTGTGGAGCTATCAGAATCAGCATGTGACCTTGTTCTCTCACTCTGGACAGAATCGGAGGAATTAAGGCCAGGGGAGAGAATGCGTAAAGCAGCTTGCGCGGCCAGTCATGCGTCTACGCCGAGGGGACTGAGCAGGCAGAAAAACATCATGCATTGAGCGATTTATCTTGACACGAACAGATCCACAGTGGCACAACCATAGCGCACCCAAATCTGTTCCACGATCTCCGGGTGCAAAGTCCATTCCCCGTATACCCGAGTGCCCCTGGACAGCAGGTCCGTCCCTGTGTTCAGGGCTCTCGACACGTGCGTCGCTCTGAGAAAGAGACGCAGAGCCAAAGATACCCTCTGGAATGACAGGCATGTTGAGGATATCCTCCCTCTCTTGGGGGTGGgtgaggtggtttttgcctttttcgaaAAAGAATATTCTGTGttctgcacaggtggccaacttgtacgatgctacctctctccatttagccaaagaacttagcttctaaactctttgattttAGCTAGGCGGTTTGCAATCTGCAACCATGCGTAACGTCAACATTTTataagtttgcttaaaattcaCTTGACAActagatggaaacatgactaatgAGTACaggctgttttgttttaataacgCTAGGTATTCAAATGTTGCCAAAATCGGAGTGTCTTTTGTTTAAGCAGAAAGAGAtttataaaaaatttaaaaagtctcTTTTAAGACTTGGAGATATCTTCCTCTGCAGTATCTCCTTTTTGGAAAGGAGCCTCATTATTTAGCAAGATGCATAATTCAGCATGTTTCCTTACATAaattaatatttgttaatgcTAAAATACTGGATACCAGTACTGACTTTATTTAACCAAGTGAATATATTATGCAATTGTAAGTTACTTACAGGGcttaaagtgaaataaaatcctgagcctgaaactttttttggaacagggtgtgtgtgtgtgtgtgtgtgtgtgtgtgtgtgtgtgtgtgtgtgtgtgtgtgtgtgtgatactttgcctccattttctttttagcCTTGTTACCATGGAGACCACACCGCACTCTCGCTTTTCGGCAAAGACCCACCCTACTTTGCATCCGATTGGCTAGAACTCGTTTCATTGGTAGGTGGAAGTTCAATGATTGGTTAAACCCAGCGcatcaaaaacaaatctgtggactttttaatttatttatttttctaaaatagtcatacTCCAGAAATTGGGCACCAGGCCGAGTACTTTAAGCCCTGCGTTAGTTAGAAACTGCGTTTCTCTCATATGATTGGTAGGTGAAATTAATTAACTAAAAAATATTAAACTGCATGCAAGTtcccaattattttttttatttttttttacctcacgGCCGCACGCCGGAGATCCGGCACGGTGCTCTAATACTTTAAGCCCTGTACTTAATTTGGCCATTGAAGTGTCCACTGACGGTACAGTCTACAACTACATCTGGCATACAGGTGTTTCTGTCTTTATCCAATACTGTACACTACACCACAAGTGTAATGCGGACCGTGTGGACTTGATTTGGTGAAAACGGCTTCCACAAATCACAGCTTGGGGGTTTAACACCTCACCATGTGACCCTGTTGATCTGTGACTAAATTGTCGTGCATCCCCAACCTAGTTTTCCTCTCAGTTTCCCCACTGTCTAACAACAAACATTTTTGGGCTAAAGAGAAGTCTGGTCACTCAACTTAAAAAAGGGAAGAATACAGTTCAAGAATAAAAACTCCTTAAAAACTTACCAGAGATAATGACAGTTGCTCCGGCATCGATGACACCACTGTTTGGCCGTACACAGTATCTGCGCGGCGCAGTCGTCTTCACTttgaaac
This is a stretch of genomic DNA from Sander vitreus isolate 19-12246 chromosome 12, sanVit1, whole genome shotgun sequence. It encodes these proteins:
- the vapal gene encoding VAMP (vesicle-associated membrane protein)-associated protein A, like, which translates into the protein MSKLDQILILDPPSDLKFKGPFTDVVTTNLKLKNPSDKKVCFKVKTTAPRRYCVRPNSGVIDAGATVIISVMLQPFDYDPNEKSKHKFMVQTIFAPSNVSDMDSLWKDAKPDDLMDSKLRCVFELPSENDKVNDVEATKAAPVMNSAKADSSAATVPLTASMDDTEMKKVLEKCKRLQTEMNKLADENRQLKDDGMRMRKVPRSDHMTSNSTSLLGREASTASLPSLLVVIAAIFIGFFLGKFIL